One part of the Salinivirga cyanobacteriivorans genome encodes these proteins:
- a CDS encoding RNA polymerase sigma factor, which yields MDFEKIYLTHYPSIFKYLLQLTRCEETSKDLVQEVFESLYIQKQKKQNIKDVRAWLFKTAYNRFVNNYNKQKYNLAYIQETIRTETQYEKEPEIEANEKVKQLEAGLNKLEPKAYHLLILYQQGLKYNEIAEILEINPASVGKTLSRTIEKLRTIIKEECHELFEK from the coding sequence ATGGATTTTGAGAAGATATATTTAACGCATTACCCATCCATATTTAAATACCTTTTGCAATTGACACGTTGCGAGGAGACGAGCAAAGATCTGGTTCAGGAAGTATTTGAAAGTTTGTACATCCAAAAACAAAAAAAACAAAATATTAAGGATGTCAGAGCATGGTTGTTTAAAACGGCCTACAACCGGTTTGTGAATAATTACAATAAGCAGAAATATAACCTTGCATACATTCAGGAAACCATTCGAACCGAAACTCAATACGAAAAAGAACCGGAAATTGAAGCAAATGAAAAAGTAAAACAATTAGAAGCCGGATTGAATAAATTAGAACCCAAAGCTTACCATCTATTAATATTGTACCAACAAGGATTGAAATACAACGAGATTGCAGAAATATTAGAAATCAACCCGGCATCAGTAGGTAAAACATTATCGAGAACCATTGAAAAATTACGAACCATTATTAAGGAGGAGTGTCATGAATTGTTTGAAAAATGA
- a CDS encoding DUF4407 domain-containing protein codes for MNKSTNNTTWQGGAVARFFLWCSGARLYLLKRCPTEINMFMGIGIVVFLTGIVASISGGYAFHLVFNSIPLAIVFGVFWGILIFFLDWYLVASLKKERKWGKEFVMALPRIILAVFIAVVVARPIEMKLFEKEIDLQVQKAQLEKRQEQMQNVLNQFGEIEQLRQENDSLQQLINKKAERRNELYDLMIAEAEGRSPVGVMGKGPVYKEKQREYAFAVEELKELRTRIVPQIASNNERIAVLNQKKDELAATNQIVISRANGFLSRLRALNELQEEEKTVYWASLFILLLFVVIEISPVFVKLISSRGPYDELFEAEQAALSQKAGKQVLEFAHERHLFREELERKSELMVNQNDRVQRDAYEALTDAKQEINRERIKRWKDIQLKKNGDTVNKYFPDLVDIDKKRTKEGDEENSTHSS; via the coding sequence ATGAATAAATCAACAAATAATACTACCTGGCAAGGAGGAGCTGTGGCTCGTTTTTTCTTATGGTGCTCAGGTGCTCGCCTCTATTTATTGAAAAGGTGTCCTACGGAGATTAATATGTTCATGGGGATAGGAATAGTGGTTTTTTTAACTGGTATTGTAGCCTCAATATCGGGCGGATATGCATTTCATTTGGTTTTTAATTCTATACCGCTAGCTATTGTATTTGGCGTTTTTTGGGGAATATTGATTTTTTTCCTTGATTGGTACCTGGTAGCGAGTCTTAAAAAAGAACGGAAATGGGGTAAGGAGTTTGTGATGGCCCTGCCACGAATAATTCTTGCAGTATTTATTGCAGTTGTTGTTGCCCGACCTATTGAAATGAAATTGTTTGAAAAAGAGATTGATTTGCAGGTACAAAAAGCTCAACTCGAAAAGCGACAGGAACAGATGCAAAATGTATTAAACCAGTTTGGTGAAATTGAGCAGCTACGTCAGGAAAATGATTCTCTGCAGCAATTAATTAATAAAAAAGCTGAGCGCCGGAATGAACTTTATGATTTAATGATAGCGGAAGCTGAAGGTAGAAGCCCTGTAGGTGTAATGGGCAAAGGGCCTGTGTATAAAGAAAAACAGCGTGAATATGCATTTGCTGTCGAGGAACTCAAGGAGCTGCGCACGCGTATTGTACCCCAAATTGCTTCAAATAATGAACGTATTGCGGTACTTAATCAGAAAAAAGATGAGTTGGCTGCCACAAATCAGATTGTAATTTCGCGAGCCAATGGTTTTCTTTCACGTCTGCGGGCATTAAACGAACTACAGGAAGAAGAAAAAACCGTTTACTGGGCATCGCTGTTTATTCTACTGCTTTTTGTGGTAATCGAGATATCACCTGTTTTTGTAAAGCTTATTAGTTCAAGAGGCCCGTATGATGAGCTTTTCGAGGCAGAGCAAGCTGCTTTGAGTCAAAAAGCAGGAAAGCAGGTGCTGGAGTTTGCTCATGAGCGACACTTGTTTAGAGAAGAGCTTGAGCGTAAATCTGAGCTTATGGTTAACCAGAACGATCGGGTGCAGCGTGATGCGTATGAGGCATTGACGGATGCAAAACAAGAGATCAACAGGGAGCGAATTAAGCGTTGGAAAGACATTCAATTAAAGAAAAACGGAGATACTGTAAATAAATATTTTCCGGATTTGGTGGATATTGATAAAAAACGCACTAAGGAGGGTGATGAGGAGAATTCTACTCACTCATCATAA
- a CDS encoding SiaB family protein kinase, with product MGKTQENIIISYSGKLNYEIINELLEDLNNQMKNSDLTTLCRKRVYSAAVESLENILRHAKQTSEKHLPRFAVKENSDSIMIETCNLVSKDQRDELQEKIEYINANNNRLKQVFAEKLRNSHISKEGGAGLGVYIIGKNAGRKIAYSFDTVNEKESYFCLKIKILQHG from the coding sequence ATGGGAAAAACGCAGGAAAATATTATAATTTCTTACAGTGGTAAACTCAACTACGAAATTATTAATGAGTTACTCGAGGATCTGAATAATCAGATGAAGAACTCAGATCTTACAACCTTATGCCGTAAACGGGTTTACTCTGCAGCTGTAGAATCGCTGGAAAACATTCTGCGTCACGCAAAACAAACTTCCGAAAAACACCTTCCGCGCTTTGCCGTAAAAGAAAATTCAGATAGTATCATGATTGAGACCTGCAATCTTGTTTCTAAGGATCAGCGGGATGAACTTCAAGAAAAAATTGAATACATTAATGCCAACAACAACCGGCTAAAACAAGTCTTTGCAGAAAAATTACGTAATAGCCACATCAGCAAAGAAGGGGGCGCTGGATTAGGCGTTTATATTATTGGCAAAAATGCAGGAAGAAAAATAGCATACTCATTCGATACTGTAAATGAAAAAGAATCGTATTTTTGTTTAAAAATAAAGATATTGCAGCATGGATAA
- the def gene encoding peptide deformylase: protein MIYPVTIIGHPTLRKRAEEVDQNYPDLEKIIDNMFETMYESDGVGLAAPQINKSIRVIVIDGAPMAEDDPDLKDFKKVLINPEMVDEWGEEKLFNEGCLSIPNIREDVNRPSEIKLKYYDRDFNLKEEEFKGTQARIIQHEYDHLEGILFTDRISPLRKKILKSKLLGISKGKFKVSYRTVLGKK from the coding sequence ATGATATATCCTGTTACCATTATTGGTCACCCAACACTCAGAAAAAGAGCAGAAGAAGTAGATCAAAACTACCCTGACCTTGAAAAAATTATTGACAACATGTTCGAGACCATGTATGAATCTGATGGCGTGGGACTTGCAGCTCCACAAATAAATAAATCAATAAGAGTCATTGTAATTGATGGAGCCCCCATGGCTGAAGATGATCCGGACTTAAAAGATTTTAAAAAAGTACTTATAAACCCGGAAATGGTCGATGAATGGGGAGAAGAAAAACTATTTAATGAAGGCTGCCTGAGTATTCCGAATATAAGAGAAGATGTGAACCGCCCGAGCGAAATTAAGTTGAAATATTATGACCGGGATTTTAATCTAAAAGAAGAAGAATTTAAAGGTACACAAGCCCGCATAATTCAACATGAATATGATCACCTTGAAGGGATACTTTTTACAGATCGCATTTCTCCTTTAAGGAAAAAAATCCTCAAAAGCAAATTACTTGGTATCTCGAAAGGTAAATTTAAAGTTTCTTACAGAACCGTTTTAGGTAAAAAATAA
- a CDS encoding GH92 family glycosyl hydrolase: MRKTTILYLLFIAVANCFAQNDPTQYVNPFTGTQDMGHTFPGATVPFGMVQLSPDTDTILFYKNGEYNKDVYRYCAGYQYEDSTIVGFSHTHFNGTGHSDLGDFLIIPFKGEPKLNPGTSAQPEKGYRSRYSKNTESASPGYYAVVLDDYKVKAELTATTHVGVHQYTFEPGARRKILLDLFHGIYNYDGKVVWSSIRLENDTLITGYRQTQGWARDRKLFFAMSFSEKIMDYRLVNQKPEAYKGFWRKFDKIERIPECSGKKLKAWFQFKPAIKPIHLSPKDLRTGKEPPPRIGPPLKVKVAISAVSANGAIKNLQQETPHWNFEAYKEDAREKWNQELRKISITATEKVKSNFYTAMYHAFMSPVVYEDVDGQYRGLDQRIHQSEGFTNYTIFSLWDTFRALHPLLTIMQPQRTSDMVNSMLAHQQQSVHDMLPIWSHYSNENWCMTGYHAASVISDAIVKNIPGIDIDTALHAMKHTAWYPKYDQNQIYRIRGYVPYDDGPYSVTKTLEYSYDDWAIFQVAQLAKQEKLARALRVRADNYKNMFDQETGLMRPKMHDKTWVKDFDPLATHGMGFIEGNAYTYSLFVPHDIMGLAFLKGGDEALANHLDTLFTMPLPEEKYADTEDITSAGIIGNYIHGNEPGHHVPYMYNYVGRPWKTEHIVRRINKEMYRATPDGLCGNDDCGQMSAWYIFSALGFYPVTPGTNQYVLGSPNIEKAKINLKNGKTFEIEVKNQSPANIYVQKVLLNGKEWPKLFITHQMIIEGGKLTFFMSDRPNKNRGQQYGDRPYSLSAMH, from the coding sequence ATGAGAAAAACAACCATTTTATATCTGCTATTTATAGCTGTAGCAAATTGTTTTGCACAAAATGATCCCACCCAATACGTCAACCCGTTTACCGGAACCCAGGATATGGGACACACATTCCCCGGTGCCACAGTACCATTCGGCATGGTCCAGCTGAGCCCTGATACCGATACGATATTGTTTTATAAAAATGGCGAATACAATAAAGATGTATACCGCTATTGTGCCGGATATCAATATGAAGATTCCACCATCGTGGGTTTTAGCCATACACACTTCAATGGAACGGGTCATTCTGATTTGGGCGATTTCCTCATTATACCATTTAAAGGTGAGCCTAAGTTAAACCCGGGAACATCAGCCCAACCCGAAAAAGGCTATCGTAGTCGTTACAGCAAAAATACTGAATCTGCTTCGCCAGGCTACTATGCAGTTGTACTTGATGATTACAAAGTGAAGGCCGAACTTACTGCCACAACCCACGTAGGCGTACATCAATACACCTTTGAACCTGGTGCGCGGCGCAAAATATTACTGGACCTCTTTCATGGCATATACAATTATGATGGCAAAGTAGTCTGGTCATCCATTCGATTAGAAAATGATACCCTCATTACCGGCTACAGACAAACTCAAGGCTGGGCGCGCGACCGCAAACTTTTTTTCGCCATGAGTTTCTCAGAAAAAATCATGGATTATCGCCTGGTCAATCAGAAACCCGAAGCCTATAAGGGATTCTGGCGAAAATTCGACAAGATAGAGCGTATCCCGGAGTGTTCAGGCAAAAAACTAAAAGCATGGTTTCAATTCAAACCGGCCATTAAACCCATACATCTAAGCCCCAAAGACCTCAGAACCGGGAAAGAACCACCACCTCGAATTGGACCACCGCTGAAGGTCAAAGTGGCTATTTCAGCTGTAAGTGCAAATGGAGCCATTAAAAACTTACAACAAGAAACTCCACACTGGAATTTTGAGGCCTACAAAGAAGATGCACGGGAAAAGTGGAACCAGGAGTTAAGAAAAATCTCGATCACTGCAACGGAAAAAGTAAAAAGTAATTTTTACACTGCCATGTACCATGCATTTATGAGCCCGGTGGTCTATGAAGATGTGGATGGACAATACCGCGGTTTAGACCAACGGATCCATCAATCGGAAGGTTTTACCAATTATACCATTTTTTCGCTTTGGGATACTTTCAGGGCACTACACCCGCTACTTACCATCATGCAACCCCAACGAACTTCAGACATGGTTAACTCCATGCTGGCACATCAGCAACAGAGCGTTCATGACATGTTGCCTATCTGGTCGCACTACAGCAATGAAAACTGGTGCATGACCGGTTACCATGCCGCTTCTGTAATTTCAGATGCCATTGTTAAAAATATCCCCGGCATCGATATCGATACCGCCTTACACGCCATGAAGCATACTGCCTGGTATCCAAAATATGATCAGAACCAAATATATCGGATTCGCGGCTACGTGCCATATGACGACGGGCCTTATTCCGTAACTAAAACACTTGAATACAGTTACGACGACTGGGCCATTTTCCAGGTTGCACAGTTGGCGAAACAGGAAAAATTGGCCCGTGCTCTTAGGGTAAGGGCCGATAATTATAAAAACATGTTCGACCAGGAAACAGGCTTGATGCGCCCCAAAATGCATGATAAAACCTGGGTTAAAGACTTCGACCCGCTGGCCACGCATGGAATGGGTTTCATTGAAGGTAATGCTTACACCTACAGCCTCTTCGTTCCACACGATATAATGGGCCTGGCCTTTCTCAAGGGGGGTGATGAAGCACTGGCAAATCATCTCGATACACTGTTTACAATGCCATTGCCCGAAGAAAAATATGCCGACACAGAAGATATTACATCTGCGGGCATTATTGGCAATTACATTCATGGTAATGAACCGGGCCATCATGTACCGTACATGTACAATTACGTGGGTCGACCATGGAAAACAGAACACATAGTCCGGCGCATTAATAAAGAAATGTACAGGGCTACACCAGATGGGCTTTGTGGGAACGATGATTGCGGACAAATGTCGGCCTGGTATATATTTTCGGCACTGGGTTTTTATCCGGTTACACCCGGTACCAATCAATACGTTTTGGGATCTCCTAATATAGAAAAAGCCAAAATCAATTTAAAAAACGGTAAAACATTCGAAATAGAGGTAAAGAACCAATCGCCTGCCAATATTTATGTGCAAAAAGTACTTTTAAATGGTAAGGAGTGGCCAAAGCTTTTTATTACACACCAAATGATAATAGAGGGTGGAAAACTTACATTTTTCATGAGCGACAGGCCAAATAAAAACCGGGGACAACAATACGGAGACCGACCCTATTCACTTTCAGCTATGCACTGA
- a CDS encoding Fur family transcriptional regulator — MKNTNKNIRKIISDHHLRVTPQRIAVLDALRNLKSHPTADEIIQFIRREYPNLAVGTVYNALEAFTEKGIIKKVKTDQDVMRYDAYTDKHFHLYCEESDRIEDYYDNELKELIENYFEKKTIRHFNVEDIQIQINGKFTDYHRKH; from the coding sequence ATGAAAAACACTAATAAAAATATAAGGAAAATTATAAGTGACCACCATCTCAGGGTCACCCCTCAGCGGATAGCTGTTTTAGATGCACTCAGAAATTTGAAGAGCCATCCTACAGCTGACGAAATTATTCAGTTCATTCGCAGGGAGTATCCTAATTTGGCAGTGGGTACCGTATATAATGCCCTTGAAGCTTTTACTGAAAAAGGCATAATTAAAAAAGTAAAAACCGACCAGGATGTAATGAGGTATGATGCCTATACAGACAAACACTTTCATCTTTATTGCGAGGAATCAGATCGGATAGAGGACTATTATGATAATGAATTAAAAGAATTGATAGAAAATTATTTCGAGAAGAAAACAATAAGGCATTTCAATGTAGAAGACATACAAATACAAATAAATGGTAAGTTTACCGACTACCATAGAAAACATTAA
- the ruvX gene encoding Holliday junction resolvase RuvX, whose translation MGRILAIDYGLKRTGLAVTDPDRIIASGLTTVATHTLLNFISGYLAKEQVDEIVVGLPVQMNNTPSETEPHIRGFLKKLGKKHPQIPVRRVDERFTSKMAQQSMLDGGLKKTQRQNKALVDEISATIILQTYLNKPF comes from the coding sequence ATGGGAAGAATACTCGCCATTGATTATGGACTAAAAAGAACGGGACTGGCAGTTACAGATCCCGACAGAATAATTGCCAGCGGCCTGACCACTGTAGCAACACATACACTATTAAATTTCATATCCGGTTATTTGGCTAAAGAACAAGTAGACGAAATAGTTGTTGGATTACCTGTACAAATGAATAATACACCATCTGAAACAGAACCGCACATCAGGGGGTTTCTGAAAAAACTGGGTAAAAAGCACCCTCAAATACCTGTGCGCCGTGTTGATGAGCGCTTTACCTCAAAAATGGCACAGCAATCAATGCTTGATGGTGGATTAAAAAAAACGCAAAGACAAAACAAAGCACTTGTCGATGAGATCAGTGCAACTATAATTTTACAAACCTATCTAAATAAGCCATTTTAA
- a CDS encoding peroxiredoxin has product MEPKENSFPLIGDKLPEMTVQTTHGVKKLPEDYKGKWLVLFSHPADFTPVCTTEFIAFAKRKEKFDALNAELLGLSIDQIFSHIKWDEWIEENMDVQIPFPIIADMDGAVAGKLGMVHPGKGSQTVRAVFLVDPNSKIRIILYYPQEIGRNMEEILRALEALQVSDKQKVAMPANWPNNDFMKDRVIIPPANNVQDAKKRKDQYECYDWWFCHKEYKK; this is encoded by the coding sequence ATGGAACCTAAAGAAAATTCTTTTCCATTAATTGGGGACAAACTCCCTGAAATGACAGTACAAACCACACATGGTGTAAAAAAATTACCAGAAGACTACAAAGGCAAATGGCTCGTGTTATTCAGCCACCCAGCAGACTTCACACCAGTTTGCACCACTGAATTTATAGCTTTTGCAAAACGCAAAGAAAAATTCGATGCACTTAATGCAGAATTGCTTGGTTTATCGATAGACCAAATTTTCTCGCACATTAAGTGGGATGAGTGGATCGAAGAGAACATGGATGTACAAATTCCATTTCCTATTATAGCCGACATGGACGGTGCTGTAGCCGGAAAATTGGGTATGGTACACCCTGGTAAAGGAAGTCAGACAGTTCGCGCAGTATTTCTGGTAGACCCAAATAGTAAAATACGCATTATTCTTTACTACCCACAGGAGATTGGTCGTAACATGGAAGAAATCTTGCGTGCCCTCGAAGCACTGCAGGTTTCAGATAAGCAAAAAGTTGCTATGCCTGCAAACTGGCCCAACAATGATTTCATGAAAGACCGTGTTATTATTCCCCCAGCAAATAATGTGCAGGACGCTAAAAAACGTAAAGATCAATACGAATGTTATGACTGGTGGTTTTGCCACAAAGAATATAAAAAGTAA
- a CDS encoding chloride channel protein: MGKNRIIERFMVWRSANVSDRQYVNFLSVIIGIMVGFAAVIIKNSVHLIQDLLTAEFAVDLHNYMYFAYPAIGILLAILFARYLIRRNVGHGIPTILYAISRDNGYIARHNTFSSIVTSALTVGFGGSVGLEGPTVATGSAWGSTIARATRLNRRQTLLLLACAGAGAMSAIFKAPIAATVFVLEVLMIDLTMASIVPLLFASSAAALTSYFFLGQDVLYPFEVVHKFVMNQTPYYIGIGIIAGFSSVYFARMYKYLQGQFDRVKSSFKRWIAGASILGVLIFLFPSLYGEGYEAINQALQGNHEYLFNNSVFYDLRTETWAVIGLFLLVMFFKAIATSATFGAGGIGGIFAPTLFMGANTGLLYAKVINLTGLENIPESNFALVGMAGLIAGVLHAPLTAIFLIAETTGGYGLIMPLMIVAATSYAVVRIFERYSVYTYQLARRGDLFTHNKDQVVLSMMSVRNLIETDFRTIDPDATLGDLVKKVAESKRNIIPVIEDGGKLHGIVFINDIRHIMFRRELYDKIYVRELMFMPAPIVDPDESMDEVAKKFNQSSHYNLPVVRNGKYYGFVSRANVFSSYRRMLKDFSEE; the protein is encoded by the coding sequence ATGGGCAAAAATAGAATTATAGAACGATTTATGGTTTGGCGCAGCGCCAATGTAAGCGATCGCCAGTATGTTAATTTCTTAAGCGTCATAATCGGCATCATGGTTGGATTTGCTGCGGTCATCATCAAAAACTCAGTGCACCTTATCCAGGACCTGCTCACTGCAGAATTTGCTGTTGACCTCCACAATTATATGTATTTTGCTTATCCGGCAATTGGTATATTGTTGGCAATACTATTTGCCCGCTATCTTATAAGACGAAATGTGGGGCACGGTATTCCCACCATCCTATATGCCATTTCAAGAGATAACGGTTATATTGCACGACATAATACTTTTTCATCGATTGTAACCAGTGCCCTTACAGTAGGTTTTGGCGGTAGTGTCGGGCTGGAGGGACCAACAGTAGCTACTGGTTCGGCATGGGGCTCAACAATTGCACGTGCCACACGCCTCAACCGCAGGCAAACCCTGTTGCTACTTGCCTGTGCCGGCGCAGGAGCAATGTCGGCCATTTTCAAAGCACCCATTGCAGCCACTGTATTCGTACTCGAAGTACTGATGATTGACCTCACAATGGCATCAATAGTACCACTGCTTTTTGCCAGCAGTGCAGCAGCCCTTACCTCCTATTTTTTCCTGGGCCAGGATGTACTTTATCCTTTTGAAGTGGTACACAAATTCGTTATGAACCAAACACCCTATTATATTGGTATAGGTATCATAGCCGGATTCTCATCCGTATATTTTGCACGCATGTACAAATATCTGCAAGGACAATTTGACCGTGTTAAAAGCTCATTTAAACGGTGGATAGCGGGCGCGTCAATACTTGGAGTACTTATTTTCCTGTTTCCATCGCTTTACGGCGAGGGTTATGAAGCTATCAACCAGGCATTGCAGGGAAACCACGAATACCTTTTCAATAATAGTGTATTTTATGATCTGCGTACGGAAACATGGGCCGTAATAGGACTTTTTCTGCTGGTTATGTTTTTTAAAGCCATTGCTACATCTGCCACTTTTGGAGCAGGAGGAATCGGTGGTATTTTCGCGCCAACTTTGTTTATGGGGGCAAATACCGGATTACTTTATGCTAAAGTAATCAACCTTACAGGCCTTGAAAACATTCCAGAATCGAACTTTGCCCTTGTAGGTATGGCAGGACTTATAGCCGGAGTGTTGCACGCTCCGCTTACAGCCATTTTCCTGATTGCCGAAACCACCGGCGGATATGGCCTAATAATGCCCCTTATGATTGTGGCAGCTACCTCGTATGCCGTGGTACGCATTTTTGAGCGCTATTCTGTTTATACCTACCAGCTGGCCCGACGAGGCGATTTATTTACCCACAATAAAGACCAGGTTGTATTATCGATGATGAGCGTACGCAACCTTATTGAAACAGATTTCCGCACCATTGATCCGGATGCTACGCTCGGCGACCTCGTGAAAAAAGTGGCTGAAAGCAAAAGGAATATCATTCCAGTAATTGAAGACGGAGGCAAACTCCATGGAATAGTTTTTATCAATGATATCAGGCACATCATGTTCCGCCGTGAACTTTACGATAAAATTTATGTGCGGGAACTTATGTTTATGCCTGCCCCTATTGTCGACCCTGATGAATCGATGGACGAAGTAGCAAAAAAATTCAATCAATCATCACACTATAACCTGCCGGTTGTGCGCAATGGTAAATATTATGGTTTTGTATCACGTGCTAATGTTTTTTCAAGCTATCGCCGAATGCTCAAAGATTTTTCAGAAGAGTAA
- a CDS encoding Crp/Fnr family transcriptional regulator: protein MSKINQSEKYINQQQLCFSCKNKADSFEKLIYEELQEISQHKVHLQFKKGETIAKQGAFITHILYLKKGMVKLYKEVDYRSNLIFSIHRTGKLLGMASLFGSEHFQYSIAALEDSFVCAIDRKVVEDLIARNGKFAAKVLESVNMDLQLCRDKMVSLTMKQLNGRLADTLLYLSYDVYNKDEFELSLSRKDLAEMSGMSTMSVVRTLQEFQKEGYIENENHHIKIIDKKALHDLSQTG, encoded by the coding sequence ATGAGCAAGATAAATCAGAGCGAGAAATATATCAACCAACAGCAGCTTTGCTTTAGTTGTAAAAATAAGGCCGACAGTTTTGAAAAATTAATATATGAAGAGTTGCAGGAAATCAGCCAACATAAAGTACACCTGCAATTCAAAAAAGGTGAAACTATTGCTAAGCAGGGGGCCTTTATTACCCACATACTTTACCTGAAAAAAGGTATGGTAAAACTGTACAAAGAGGTGGATTACAGAAGCAATCTTATTTTCAGTATTCACCGTACAGGAAAATTATTAGGTATGGCCTCACTTTTTGGCAGCGAACATTTTCAGTATTCGATCGCTGCCCTTGAGGATTCATTTGTATGTGCCATTGACCGAAAGGTGGTAGAAGATTTGATTGCACGCAATGGTAAATTTGCCGCCAAAGTACTGGAATCTGTCAATATGGATCTGCAACTTTGCCGCGACAAGATGGTTTCACTTACCATGAAACAACTCAATGGACGTTTAGCCGATACCCTACTCTATCTTTCTTACGATGTGTACAACAAAGACGAATTTGAACTCAGCCTGTCTCGCAAAGACCTGGCCGAGATGAGTGGCATGTCGACTATGAGCGTGGTGCGTACCTTGCAGGAGTTCCAAAAAGAAGGCTATATCGAGAACGAAAACCACCACATTAAAATAATTGATAAAAAGGCACTCCACGATTTAAGTCAGACCGGCTAA
- a CDS encoding anti-sigma factor family protein, producing MKNYEPLLRRSVMNCLKNETIQAFLDNELAPEQVSQVKKHLKKCSICRVQLNSYKKDLTTIKNHLANQTPAEQQVIVPPFRKPAVQQKNIWPKIRIYAVAAAIATLISFSFIIRQYKADQKEMEHLKFREQKIMQQASMNEQWQKRMITITIKDKKGNIVEQIATSGN from the coding sequence TTGAAAAATTACGAACCATTATTAAGGAGGAGTGTCATGAATTGTTTGAAAAATGAAACCATACAAGCTTTTCTGGACAATGAGTTAGCTCCGGAGCAAGTCAGTCAGGTCAAAAAGCATTTAAAAAAGTGCTCCATTTGCAGAGTGCAACTAAATTCCTATAAAAAAGATTTGACAACAATAAAAAATCATCTGGCAAATCAAACACCAGCCGAGCAACAAGTTATAGTTCCACCATTTCGAAAGCCAGCTGTTCAACAAAAAAATATCTGGCCCAAAATAAGAATCTATGCTGTTGCTGCAGCTATTGCTACGCTTATCAGCTTTTCTTTTATAATCAGACAATATAAAGCTGATCAAAAAGAAATGGAACATCTAAAATTCCGGGAACAAAAAATTATGCAACAAGCCAGCATGAATGAACAATGGCAGAAACGTATGATCACGATCACCATAAAAGATAAAAAAGGAAATATAGTAGAGCAAATTGCAACATCAGGCAATTAA
- a CDS encoding Dps family protein translates to MNHLEIIGHKEENTKKIALKLNELLADYHMFYMNLRGLHWNIKGPQFFALHNKFEELYDNAAEKIDEIAERILSIGETPVHSLSEYTKKSGLKEELNVSEAKAAIEVVLNGFKYLLAQQKEILELADELDDEATNAMMGDYISEQEKLVWMFHSTTR, encoded by the coding sequence ATGAATCATTTAGAAATTATAGGACACAAAGAAGAAAACACAAAAAAAATTGCGCTAAAGCTAAACGAACTATTGGCAGATTATCACATGTTTTACATGAATTTGCGCGGGCTCCACTGGAACATTAAAGGACCCCAGTTTTTTGCTTTGCACAATAAATTTGAAGAACTGTATGACAATGCTGCTGAGAAAATCGACGAAATTGCAGAACGCATATTATCCATTGGAGAAACCCCTGTACACTCATTAAGTGAATACACAAAAAAATCAGGACTCAAAGAGGAATTAAACGTAAGCGAAGCCAAAGCTGCAATTGAAGTAGTACTAAATGGCTTCAAGTATTTGCTTGCTCAACAAAAAGAGATTTTAGAGCTTGCCGACGAATTAGATGATGAAGCCACTAATGCAATGATGGGCGATTACATCTCAGAACAGGAAAAGCTTGTTTGGATGTTTCATTCCACAACTCGATAA
- a CDS encoding DUF1987 domain-containing protein, with the protein MDKINIEETKATPAITLDAENLKFEIAGCSRPENVREFYMPVINWFEKVLEDTDAIRANIKDDQTINFDFKLSYFNSASAKFILDILLYINQLHSSDIDIKINWHYEEGDEDMRDVGEELAEMVDFEFKYIMMSE; encoded by the coding sequence ATGGATAAAATCAACATTGAAGAAACAAAGGCAACACCCGCAATTACACTTGATGCTGAGAACCTGAAATTTGAAATTGCAGGTTGCTCCAGACCGGAAAATGTACGGGAATTTTATATGCCGGTTATCAATTGGTTTGAAAAAGTACTGGAAGATACCGATGCAATACGTGCCAATATTAAAGACGATCAAACAATCAATTTTGATTTTAAACTATCTTATTTCAATTCTGCATCTGCAAAATTCATCCTTGATATACTACTATACATCAACCAATTACACAGCAGCGACATCGACATCAAAATTAACTGGCACTACGAAGAAGGTGACGAAGATATGCGCGATGTGGGTGAAGAACTTGCCGAAATGGTTGACTTTGAATTCAAATATATTATGATGAGTGAGTAG